From one Plasmodium malariae genome assembly, chromosome: 12 genomic stretch:
- the PmUG01_12043900 gene encoding conserved Plasmodium protein, unknown function — protein MRGHFSFLDVSTNIYTLERYKKLIIKIAFLLSTITFFLSILSIVLVKICSQDQSATYADLDIDIEGDTKPKTYLYIIKKESSVFSSTKGKKNDNDRPDSPHSAGEMRDEMKEERKDEENNEEVEDKSINAKEEVL, from the coding sequence atgagagggcacttttcatttttggaTGTTtcaactaatatatatacattagaaagatacaaaaaattaattataaaaattgctTTTTTACTAAGCacaataacattttttttatccatatTATCAATTGTACTCGTTAAAATATGTTCACAAGATCAAAGTGCAACTTATGCTGATTTAGATATTGATATAGAAGGGGATACAAAGCCAaaaacttatttatatataataaaaaaagaatcttCTGTCTTTTCTTCTACCAAGGGAAAGAAAAATGACAACGATAGGCCTGACTCTCCACATTCTGCAGGAGAAATGAGGGACGAAATGAAAGAAGAAAGAAAGGACGAAGAGAACAATGAAGAAGTAGAAGACAAATCTATCAATGCAAAGGAGGAagtactataa
- the PmUG01_12044000 gene encoding dihydroorotase, putative, with translation MGESFFIPMADDMHCHLRQGDMLKFTVDAIRKGGCNRVLVMPNTTPIISTCEEAKNYRNELLKYDNNIEYLMTLYLNQKIDENDIMNNYKECNFQGIKIYPSNVTTNSKEGVTDLEPYYKVFHVLEKINKSLHIHCEQPNINPLYAEKNYLNRIYDLAVKFPQLKIVIEHVTTEDMLNVIKKFPNLAGSITPHHLYLTIDDVVDIDKYDYSTDNTSIEQYIKNVYNYCKPLAKTIDDKTALCNIIKEGFPRIFLGSDSAPHYKSHKHEPYYKAGIFTQPFLLSYLSHILNKFDALDKLENFACKNAANFLNLNEKNCSNEQLALYIEKKKFKVPDEYYDVVPFLAGQTLDFTISYKNLSL, from the coding sequence ATGGGGGAGTCATTTTTCATACCTATGGCGGATGACATGCACTGTCATTTAAGACAAGGAGATATGTTGAAATTTACAGTAGATGCAATAAGAAAGGGAGGGTGTAATAGGGTACTAGTAATGCCGAATACAACCCCTATAATAAGTACGTGCGAAGAAGCCAAGAATTATagaaatgaattattaaaatatgataataatatagaatattTAATGACGTTATATTTAAATCAGAAGATAGatgaaaatgatattatgaataattataaagaatGTAATTTCCAAgggataaaaatatatcctAGTAATGTAACAACAAATTCGAAAGAAGGAGTTACAGATTTAGAACCATATTACAAAGTATTTCATGtacttgaaaaaataaataaaagtctTCATATACATTGTGAACAACCAAATATAAATCCCTTATATgctgaaaaaaattatttaaatcgTATATATGACTTAGCTGTTAAATTTCCTCAGctaaaaattgttatagAACATGTAACAACTGAGGATATGCTAAAtgtcataaaaaaatttccaaaTTTAGCTGGTTCGATTACACCTCACCATTTATACCTAACTATAGATGATGTTGTAGATATAGATAAGTATGATTATTCAACTGATAATACATCTATtgaacaatatataaaaaatgtatataattattgtaaACCTTTAGCGAAAACAATAGATGATAAAACTgctttatgtaatataataaaagaaggTTTTCCAAGAATATTTTTAGGTTCTGATTCAGCCCCACATTATAAAAGTCATAAGCATGAACCATATTATAAAGCTGGTATATTTACACAACCTTTTCTATTATCTTACTTGTCACACATACTCAATAAATTTGACGCATTAGATAAACTAGAGAATTTTGCTTGTAAAAATGCTGCAAACTTTTTAAACTTAAACGAGAAAAATTGTTCAAATGAACAACTTGCTCTTTAcatagaaaagaaaaaattcaaaGTTCCAGATGAGTATTATGACGTCGTTCCATTTTTAGCTGGACAAACTCTGGACTTTACAATATCGTACAAGAATCTAAGTTTATAG
- the PmUG01_12044100 gene encoding conserved Plasmodium protein, unknown function, with the protein MLKLLKRIITFLIVLFSFGWKTSNTLNYIPYNVRKYNTKIINNVLYVDKELLNNYVFIKFYKNDLVLLKKKNKIKCCSSKKKEDDNLGVELENLVKDIEEGKYGADPLKLYREIENSSTIKGQEEKKEMEEQDKKINMYNVEEVINNTDESLKKSVRKAFYNTEIDENDDQNVKKEYIMMNKIEKTFDEIDDINNPEEKLDMDKIYKKINSMNDDNNLGTPFKDTAKTLLKYKGLLHMPFEQCLMLNNVHFDWRESLDHIEINIPIFEETNFEDILFHFKDDYIKLEVVRNKVKILLLDHKLCGKIAYDEAYWIITSDYKDNEKHVNLILPKLGRFKYIWEKLLQG; encoded by the exons ATGctaaaattattgaaaagAATCATTACCTTCTTAATCGTTCTTTTCTCATTTGGATGGAAAACATCTAACACTCTTAATTATATTCCTTATAATGTAAGAAAATacaatacaaaaataataaacaatgTGCTGTATGTAGATAAGGAGTTACTgaataattatgtatttataaaattttataaaaatgacctagtcttattaaaaaagaaaaataagataaaatgcTGTTCTagtaaaaagaaagaagatGATAATTTGGGTGTCGAACTTGAG AATCTAGTCAAAGACATAGAAGAGGGAAAATATGGCGCTGATCCTTTAAAACTGTATAGGGAAATTGAG AATAGCAGCACAATCAAAGgacaagaagaaaaaaaggagatgGAAGAgcaagataaaaaaataaatatgtacaatgTAGAAGAAGTAATAAACAACACAGAtgaaagtttaaaaaaaagtgttaGGAAAGCATTTTACAATACAGAAATTGATGAAAATGATGatcaaaatgtaaaaaaggaatacatTATGatgaataaaattgaaaaaaccTTTGATGAAATAGATGACATAAATAACCCAGAAGAAAAATTAGATATGgacaaaatttataaaaaaattaattcaatGAACGATGATAACAATTTAGGAACACCATTCAAAGATACTGCCAAAACATTGTTGAAG TATAAAGGTTTGCTCCATATGCCCTTTGAGCAGTGTCTTATGTTAAATAATGTCCA TTTCGATTGGAGAGAATCTTTAGATCacatagaaataaatatCCCCATTTTTGAag aaACGAATTTTGAAgacattttatttcatttcaaAGATGATTATATAAAGCTGGAAGTTGTGAGGAACAAGGTTAAAATTCTTTTGTTAGACCATAAG ttatgTGGGAAGATAGCTTATGATGAAGCATATTGGATTATAACTAGCGATTACAAagataatgaaaaacatGTTAATTTGATCTTGCCCAAATTAGGAcgctttaaatatatatgggaAAAACTGTTGCAGGGATAG